The Kogia breviceps isolate mKogBre1 chromosome 4, mKogBre1 haplotype 1, whole genome shotgun sequence genome window below encodes:
- the ARL14EPL gene encoding ARL14 effector protein-like → MSEQSEENNSTQERHAGQSSPEKNCQIGQKQLQQIERQLKCLAFQNPGPQVADFNPETRQQKKKARMSKMNEYFSVKYKVMKKYDKSGRLICNDADLCDCLEKNCLGCFYPCPKCNSNKCGPECRCNRRWVYDAIVTESGDVISALPFNVPD, encoded by the exons ATGAGTGaacaatcagaagaaaacaattccacGCAAGAGAGACATGCAGGTCAAAGCTCTCCTGAGAAAAACTGTCAAATCGGACAGAAGCAACTG CAACAGATAGAACGACAGTTAAAGTGCTTGGCGTTTCAAAATCCCGGACCACAGGTAGCAGACTTTAATCCTGAAACAAGgcagcagaaaaagaaagcacGAATGTCAAAGATGAATGAGTATTTTTCTGTAAAGTACAA AGTTATGAAGAAGTATGACAAAAGCGGCAGGCTCATCTGCAACGATGCTGACCTGTGCGATTGCCTGGAGAAGAACTGCCTGGGCTGCTTCTACCCCTGCCCCAAGTGTAACTCCAACAAGTGTGGCCCTGAATGCCGCTGCAACCGCCGCTGGGTCTACGATGCCATCGTCACTGAGTCTGGGGACGTCATCAGCGCGCTGCCCTTCAACGTTCCTGACTAG